In the genome of Streptomyces fagopyri, the window GTCTGCGGGTCCAGCAGCCCGGACGGCAGCCCGATGTCCTCGACGACGGCGAGGCTCGCGGATTCGAGCGCGGCCTGCTCCTCGTGGTCGAAGAGCCGGGCGAGGAGCCGCCAGTACAGAACCTGACGGCGGTTGTCGTCGGGGTCCGCTCCGGGCGCGGCGCCGTCGGCCGTCTCCGATGCGGGCGTCCGATCCGTCGCGTGCCCGGTCAAGTGCCCAGCCTTGTGCCCGCTCTCGTGCCCGGCCGTGTGATCGGCCGTGTGATCGGTCATTTCCGCAGCAGCCTTCCCGCGCGCTCCCGCAGCACGGCCACGGCGTCGGTGGCGGCCTTCTCGGCCCGGACCCCCGCCTTGTCCGTGGTGCCTCCGGCCCATCCCCCGGCGTGGATGGCGACGGCCTTCTTCCGGACCGTCGTCTCGACGGCCAGCGGCTGGACACCGAACGCTCCGGCGTCCCAGCGCAGCAGTCCGATGCACGCCCCGGACGCCGCGACCGCCTCGGGGGTGAGCGGCCCGGCGGCGGGTACGCGGTCGGTGTCGACGGCGAGGGTGTGTCCGGCGACGGTGAACGTCAGCGTGTCGTCGGCCTTCCGCACCGTGTAGCCCTCCAGGAAAACGGGGGCGGCGACGCGCGTCGGATGCCGGTCCAGGGGTGCGGTCGCCGCGTCGGTCGCGGTGGGCAGGACGACCCGGGCGGTGGCGAACGCGTCGGCGGGTTCCCCCGGACGTGCGCGCTCGTCGCTCCACAGCAGGTCGCCCTCGGCGGTCACCGGCATGTCGGCGAGGTCCATCGCGCGGCCCTCGCTGACGGCCGCCAGCAGCGACATGTGCGGGCGGAGCAGCTGCCACAGACCCGCTCCGACGACCGTGTCCGGCTTCGGCACCGACACCGCGGCCCGCACCAGCCGGGGCGCGGTGCCGTCCGCGGGCTCGAACACCGCGTGCACCTGGGCCTGCACGGCGGTCGCGTGTTCCTGCACGTCGACGCCGAGGGGCAGCAGACGGCCGGTGGCCGTGCCGGTCGCGGGCGACCCCGCCGCGCCGGGCACCGTCAGCAGCATCGCGCGTGACCACAGGTCGCCCCAGCGGCGTACCGGGACACGGTCCAGGGACGCGCCCGGGCAGGACGCGGCGAGTTCGGCGGCGAAGCCGTCGAGGAGCGTCGCCAGGCGGCGCAGCGCCGGGTCCGGAAGCATCGCGGAGACGGCGGGCGCCACCCCGGACACCACTTCGTGGTCGATGCCCCGCCACCCGCAGCGCGCCAGGTCGGACAGCCAGGAGCGGGCGGCGGCGAGCAGGTTCGCGGGCCGCGGGTCGGCGGGCGGTGGCGGCGTCTCCTGGACACGGTCACGGCCTGTCGCCTCGTCCAGGCGGCTCACGAGCGCGTCGTGGACGGAGCCGAGCAGGGCGGCGCGGGCGGCTGCGAGGGCGACGAGGTCGTCCTCGCTCGCGGCTCCGGCCGCCGCCTTCCCGGCCGCCTCGGCGGCCCTGGCGGCCAGTGGCGTTCCCGCGACGGCGTCCGCGAGCTCCGTCAGGCCGGCGGCCTGGGCGGACTGGGGTCGCAGCAGACCGCCGACGAGCGCCCGGTCGAAGGCGTCGACGGCCGTCAGGACCTCGTCGAGCCCGGGGACGGTCCCGGCGAGCAGGTCGGCGCGCATCACGCCACCGCCCTGGTCGGCGGGAACCACTGCATCTCCGGCAACGGCGCGGTGGTCGGGGCGAGTTCCAGATAGGCGAGGTGGCGCAGGAACCGGCTGAAGACGGGAGCGGCGGCTTTGGTGTCCCCCTGCGCGGGACGGGTGGCGCTCATGCCGTCGGTGATGCTCTGCGCGCTCGGTTCCCCGTCCGCGCTCTCGGCCCTGAGGCAGCGGGCGACGCGCTCGGGTCCGTACTGCAGCACCGCCTCGTTGATCAGGGCCTTGATGTGGTTGCAGAATCCGCCGCGGGCCCCGCCGCAGGGCCGGTTGTTGTTGGTGCTGCAGGCGAATGTGTACGTGCCCGCCGCGACCGACGAGACATAGACCCGCTCGATGTCGGAGCCACTGGACACCACACCCTGCAGGCGTCCGTCGGCCAGCTCGACGAACGGAACCTTGGCGAGCTTGCGCGGCCGCACGGGTGCTGTCACCCGGGCCGTGCTCGACCTCTCCCAGTCCGACAACTCACCATCTCCTCTGCGCCAGGGGACGCCCGCGCCACAACGGCGGGGACACGAACGAACCTACTGGCGACCACTGACAACGCCGATCACGACGGTGTCGCCGCGGCCCGGGGACCGCGGCGTGTCCGGCCGTTCAGCGGCGGAGGTGGAGGGCGTCGAGCGCCTCGTCCAGCGTCGTCGCGGCCATGATGAGCGAGAGGTGGGTGAAGGCCTGCGGGAAGTTGCCGAGCTGCTCCCCGCTGGGGCCGATCTCCTCGGCGAACAGGCCGACGTGGTTCGCGTACGTCTGCATCTTCTCGAAGGCGTAGCGGGCCTGGGGGAGGCGTCCCGCGCGGGCGAGGGCGTCGACGTACAGGAACGTGCACAGGCTGAACGTCCCCTCGCGGCCGCGCAGTCCGTCGGGGGACGCCTCGGGGTCGTAGCGGTGGACGAGGCTGTCGGAGACGAGGACGCGGTCCATGGCGTCGAGCGTGTTGAGCCAGGCGGGGCTCCTGGGGGCCAGGAATCCGACGCGGGGGGCCAGCAGCAGTGAGGCGTCCAGGACGTCGCCGCCGTAGTGCTGGACCAGGGCCTGCTCCCGCTCGTTCCAGCCGCGCACCATGACCTGTTCGAGGATCTCGTCCCGGGCCCGGGTCCAGCGCGCGGTGTCGGCCGGCCTGCTGAACTCGGCCGCCAGCTTCAGGCCGCGGTCGAAGGCGGCCCAGCACATCACCCGGCTGTAGGTGAAGTCCTTGCGCCCGCCGCGGGTCTCCCAGATGCCCTCGTCGGGCCGGTCCCACGAGTCGGCCAGCCAGTCCAGGGTGCGGGCCAGGCTCTTCCAGCCGTGATAGCCGGCCTGTTCGCCGACGGAGCGGCTCTCGGACAGCGCGTACATGGCCTCGCCGTAGATGTCGAGCTGCAGTTGGTCCGAGGCCGCGTTGCCTGCCCGGACCGGGAAGGAACCCCGGTAGCCCTCGAAGTGCCGCAGGATCTCCTCCGTCAGCCGGGGGTCTCCGTCGACCCGGTACATGATCTGGAGGGGTTCGCCGTCCGGGCCCTCCCGGGCTTCCAGGCGGTCGCCGAGCCAGCGGGTGAAGCGGGTGGCCTCCTCCACGAAGCCGAGGTCGAGCAGGGCCCGCACCGAGAGGGAGCCGTCCCGCACCCAGGTGTACCGGTAGTCCCAGTTGCGCTCTCCGCCGACCTGTTCGGGGAGTCCCATGGTGGCGGCGGCGACCGGCGCGCCCGTGGGGGCGTACGTGAGGAGCTTGAGGGTGATCGCGGAGCGGTGCACCATCTCCGTCCAGCGGCCGCGGTAGCGCGAGGTGCGTACCCACTTCTGCCAGAAGTCGACGGTCTCCCACAGCCCTTCGGTGACCCCCTCGTCGGTGGGGGGTGGTGGCGCCTCGCCGCCCGGCGCGCACATGCTGAACACCACGGCCGCCGTCTCTCCGTCGCTGAGGGTGACGCCGCCCCGGACGTCGTGGCCGTCCCGTTCGAGCGGCATGGTGGCCTGCAGGTGGGCGCTCACGCCGGGGGCGCGGAAGGTCGCCCGGTCGGCGGTCAGGTCGAGTTCGTGGCGGAGCCGCGCGTAGTCGAACCGCGGCCGGCATTCGAGGGCGAAGCGCACGGTGCCGCGCACGGCGCGCACGACCCGGACGATGCTGTGCCGGTCGGTCGGCGCCGGGCCGGGCCGGACGGGCATGTGGTCGATGATCTCGCCGACCCCGTCGGCTGACATGAAGCGGGTCACCACGACGGCGCTGTCCGGGTAGTAGAGCTGTTTCCAGGTTCCCCCGGGGCTCTGGGGGGCGAGCAGGAAGTGACCACCGTCGTCGTGGTCCAGGAGGGCCGCGAAGACACTGGGCGAGTCGAAGCGCGGCGCCGCGAACCAGTCGATCACGCCGTGGGAGGACACCAGCGCCGCGGTCTGGAGGTCCCCGATCAGACCGTGGTCGGCGATGGGCGGGTATCGGTCCATGCCGGTCTCCGTTCTCAGGCCGTTTCGGCCGTCACCCGCCCCGTACGGACGGCGTCCACGAGTGCCTGGTGGTCCCTCTCGTTCTGGTCGGCGTAGCGCTCGGCGAACGCCACGAGTGCCCGGTCGAAGACGTCGCCCGCGCCCAGGTAGGCGGCGATGGCGATCCGGTCGCCCGATCTCGCGTGCGCGCGGGCCAGCGTGGCACCGCAGAGTTCGCCGAAGGCGCGCATCCCGGTCGGCACCATCGTCCCGGGCTCGGCGATGCCCTTCCAGTCACGCAACTGCCGTATGTAGAAGTCCCGTCGACGCCCGTCGATACCGTCGGCCCGTTCCCAGCCCAGGAAGATGTCACTCGTGGCCTGCATCAGCCGGTGGCCGGAGATCACTCGCTCGCCCTGTGTCCGGTGGCCGCCGCTGCCCACGAAGGGCGCGAGGACGGACTCGCCCGCCTCCTTGGCCTGGAGGAGCAGCGGATCCTTGTCGTCGCGGCCGAGCAGGAGCACGATCCAGCAGCGGGTGCCCACGCTGCCGACGCCCACCACCTTGCGGGCCATGTCGACGAGGCGGTACTGCTCCAGCAGGAACCGCCGGTCCGGCTGGAGGCTCTGGCCGTACCGTTCGATCATCCGGCGGATCTGCTTCTCCAGCACGCCGCGTTCCACGTCGGCGAGCAGGTCCGCGAACGGCGTGATCAGGGGCGGGCCGGCGGCGATGCGGGCCTTCCCGTCGACGAGGTGGGTGAGTTTCCCGAAGGCCTGGAGGCTGTCGCGGGTGCGCGCCTTGCGCACCGACCGTGTCCAGCGGTCGCGGGCCCGCGCGTCCACGTCCTGGATGAAGTGCGTCCACACCCAGTTCTCGTCGAACTGGGCGTACCACACGGGGAGATTGCCCATCTCGGCGAAGTGCCGCATCCACTCGCGGTAGGACCGTACGGTCGCCCGTACGACGCCGGCCCGTTCCGCGGTGCTGAAACCGTTGGCCCGGCCCACGACGACGAAGCTGGCGGCGAGCCGTTTGACGTCCCATTCCCAGGGGCCGGGCAGTGTCTCGTCGAAGTCGTTGATGTCGAACATCAGGCGCCGCTCGGGCGACGCGAGCAGCCGGAAGTTCAGCAGGTGTGCGTCGCCGCACAGTTGTGTCCTGATGCCGGTCCGCGGGGTGCCGGCGAGGTCCCCGGCCATGACGGCGGCCGCGCCTCGGTAGAAGCGGAACGGCGACTCGGTCATCCTGCCGTAGCGGATCGGTACGAGCTCGGGCACCCTCGTCGCCGACTGGGCCTCGATGACGTCCACCGGGTCCGGCCGCCTCGCCGTCGGCGCGAACTCGGCGTGGCTGGAGCGGGGTGCGCGGGAGCGGGCGTCCTTGCCGAGTGCCGCTCGTTCCCGCGGCGTACGGTGCCGGGTCCCGCTGTCGGCCGTGGGAAGGGAGTTCACCGCAGTCGCTCCGCGATGTGGTCGCCGACGCGCAGGGCGTTGGCGATGGCGGTCAGTGAGGGATTGACCGCCCCGATGCTCGGGAAGAAGCTCGTGTCGACGACGTAGAGGTTGTCGAGGTCGTGGGCCTTGCAGTGCACGTCGAGGGCGGAGGCGCGGGGGTCGGTGCCGAAGCGCACGGTGCCCGCCTGGTGCGCGGTGGCGCCGATGGGCATGCCCTTGTGCAGGTAGATGCTGTGTGACAGCAACTGGTGCTCGTGCATGCCCAGGTGGCCGAGCATGCCCTGGAGCCTGTGCCGCAGCCGCTGGAGTCCGGCGATGTTGTTCTTCTCGTCGAGGGCGAGGTGGATGCCGCCGTCCCGGTCCAGGGTGACCCGGTTGTCCGCGACGGGCAGGTCCTCTCCGCACAGCCAGAAGTCGACGGCGTGACGGGCGATCACCTCGAACGGCAGGTCGGGGGTGACGGCACCGGCCCAGCGGGGCGCTTCGCCGTGGATCTGCGCGGAGTCGGACTTGCCTAGCATCTGGATGCCGCCCAAGGGGTGGTCCCAGTCGTCGGATCCCAGGTACCAGTCGTTCAGTGCCAGGGTCTTCTGGAACGTGGTGTCGTTCGGTTCCCTGGAAATCGCCATCAGGGCAAGGTTGTTGTGCCGCATGTAGTACCGGCCGACCACGTCGGAGCTGTTGGCCAGGCCTCGTGGGTGCCGGTCGTCGGCCGAACGCAGCAGCAGGGCGGCCGAGTTGACGGCCCCGCAGGCGACGACCACGATGTCGGCGCTGAACTCCGCGGTGGAGCCGTCGCCCAGCGTCACGACGACCCGGGTGACGCTCCGGCCGTCCGGGGTGGTGCCGAGGCGCCGCACGTCCGCGTGGGTGACCATCTCGACGTTGGCGTGGGCGAGGGCGGGGTCGACGCAGATGACCTGCGCGTCGGACTTCGCGCCGAGCAGGCAGGGAAAGCCGTCGACCCGGTCGCAGCGGATGCAGGCGCTGCCGTGTGCGGCCCCGCCCCGGTCGTCCTGGGTGAGGTCGACCCCGACGGGGAGGTGGAAGGGGTGCAGTCCCTGCTTCTCCAGGTCGTCGCTGAGCTGCTGGATCCGCGGCTCGTGCTGGACGGGCGGATACGCGTACTGGGCGCCGGCCGGGCCCTCGGTGGGGTCCTCGCCGTGCCGGCCGTGCACGCGGTAGAGGTGTTCGGCCTGGGTGTAGTACGGCTCCAGGTCGTCGTAGCGCAGTGGCCAGGCGGGCGAGACACCGTCGTGATGGCGGAGTTCACCGAAGTCCTCGGGGCGCAGCCGG includes:
- a CDS encoding glycoside hydrolase family 15 protein, with amino-acid sequence MDRYPPIADHGLIGDLQTAALVSSHGVIDWFAAPRFDSPSVFAALLDHDDGGHFLLAPQSPGGTWKQLYYPDSAVVVTRFMSADGVGEIIDHMPVRPGPAPTDRHSIVRVVRAVRGTVRFALECRPRFDYARLRHELDLTADRATFRAPGVSAHLQATMPLERDGHDVRGGVTLSDGETAAVVFSMCAPGGEAPPPPTDEGVTEGLWETVDFWQKWVRTSRYRGRWTEMVHRSAITLKLLTYAPTGAPVAAATMGLPEQVGGERNWDYRYTWVRDGSLSVRALLDLGFVEEATRFTRWLGDRLEAREGPDGEPLQIMYRVDGDPRLTEEILRHFEGYRGSFPVRAGNAASDQLQLDIYGEAMYALSESRSVGEQAGYHGWKSLARTLDWLADSWDRPDEGIWETRGGRKDFTYSRVMCWAAFDRGLKLAAEFSRPADTARWTRARDEILEQVMVRGWNEREQALVQHYGGDVLDASLLLAPRVGFLAPRSPAWLNTLDAMDRVLVSDSLVHRYDPEASPDGLRGREGTFSLCTFLYVDALARAGRLPQARYAFEKMQTYANHVGLFAEEIGPSGEQLGNFPQAFTHLSLIMAATTLDEALDALHLRR
- a CDS encoding DUF2252 domain-containing protein encodes the protein MNSLPTADSGTRHRTPRERAALGKDARSRAPRSSHAEFAPTARRPDPVDVIEAQSATRVPELVPIRYGRMTESPFRFYRGAAAVMAGDLAGTPRTGIRTQLCGDAHLLNFRLLASPERRLMFDINDFDETLPGPWEWDVKRLAASFVVVGRANGFSTAERAGVVRATVRSYREWMRHFAEMGNLPVWYAQFDENWVWTHFIQDVDARARDRWTRSVRKARTRDSLQAFGKLTHLVDGKARIAAGPPLITPFADLLADVERGVLEKQIRRMIERYGQSLQPDRRFLLEQYRLVDMARKVVGVGSVGTRCWIVLLLGRDDKDPLLLQAKEAGESVLAPFVGSGGHRTQGERVISGHRLMQATSDIFLGWERADGIDGRRRDFYIRQLRDWKGIAEPGTMVPTGMRAFGELCGATLARAHARSGDRIAIAAYLGAGDVFDRALVAFAERYADQNERDHQALVDAVRTGRVTAETA
- a CDS encoding GMC oxidoreductase, with the translated sequence MTDTHYDVIVVGTGAGGGTLAHRLAPTGKRILLLEKGGYLPRERDNWDSTAVFVKGKYRAPEFWFDKHGDRFPPEVNYYVGGNTKFYGAALFRLRPEDFGELRHHDGVSPAWPLRYDDLEPYYTQAEHLYRVHGRHGEDPTEGPAGAQYAYPPVQHEPRIQQLSDDLEKQGLHPFHLPVGVDLTQDDRGGAAHGSACIRCDRVDGFPCLLGAKSDAQVICVDPALAHANVEMVTHADVRRLGTTPDGRSVTRVVVTLGDGSTAEFSADIVVVACGAVNSAALLLRSADDRHPRGLANSSDVVGRYYMRHNNLALMAISREPNDTTFQKTLALNDWYLGSDDWDHPLGGIQMLGKSDSAQIHGEAPRWAGAVTPDLPFEVIARHAVDFWLCGEDLPVADNRVTLDRDGGIHLALDEKNNIAGLQRLRHRLQGMLGHLGMHEHQLLSHSIYLHKGMPIGATAHQAGTVRFGTDPRASALDVHCKAHDLDNLYVVDTSFFPSIGAVNPSLTAIANALRVGDHIAERLR